The Methanobrevibacter sp. TLL-48-HuF1 genomic sequence GCTTCCATCAAACAGTCATATTCCACAGCATCCAACACATTCAAACCTGAAATAGTACTGCCATATTCCGGATAATTGGATAACTTTCCAAATTCATTTTTAGTATTTACAAGCAGTTCTTCATCTAATCCGTCAGCACAAATTGCAGAAGATGAAGAATCTGCAGCAGCTACTATTTTTAATTCTACATCAAATCTTTCTTTAATCATGTCTTTTTTTAATGAGATTGCCCTAGCCACACCTTGACCAACTGCACCAAATCCCATTACTATGACTTTACATTCTTTCATATTATCCCTAAACTTCATTAATCATAAGTAAATCTTTTTCTGCAGCTATTTTACCAATCTTATCAAATACAAATTCTTTCATGCCAAAGTCTGTTTCAATATTAATTAAAGCAGAAGATTTAGATTCTCCATCTAATTTAATATCAAATCCAACTACATAAACACCTTCCAAAGAATTAATTTTATCCATAGTGTCTCTAATGTCATTATCCACAATATGGCCAATTAAAATAGTGCTTACAACTTCCTTTTTAACAACTCCGTCCATTGCAATAATGGAAACTCCCAACTCTTTGAATCTTTCAATAACCCTGTCAAGACTATCACGTTCACCTTCAAGAGTAAGCTGAACCGGAATCATTCCTTTTTCATTTTTAGAATCTCTTTTATGGATTACAGTAACCAGGTTTGCACCAAGGCCACTAATCGGATCCAAAACAGAAACTAGCTGTCCCGGAACATCCATAAGTTCTAAAACCAAATCCATTTTCATAAAAAATTCCCCTAATTAACCCAATCTGCTCTTTTAACAACAAGTTTACCTTCTTTGTCAATATGAGCATTCCTTAAAATTTTTTCAGGATGTTTCTCATGAGATTTATCTTCACGAGTAAGATTTAAATTATCAGTAATATACCAAGTTTCTTCAAGATCTGGAATATCCTCTAAAGTTTTTGAAAACTTGTTTAAAATATTTTCTGCATCTTTTTCAATTTTCATAAATAAATCTCCTATGATTAATTCAATAATAATAAAAATAATTTTGTTTTTTAATATTAATAAATGTTTATTAAAACTTGGGCTTTTTGCCAACTTAAAATTATATCATCACTTTTCTTAGACAAAACACAATTTTGTGTAAAAAATATTATTTGTATTGGCGACATCATTTAATAATCATAAATTAATATTATATTAATGTTCATAAGAACTAAAAAAAAATTAAAAATGTGGGTAAAATGTTAAATAAAACCAAACTAAGTATTTTAGTTGTATCTTTTGTTTTGCTGTTATCTTTAACTTGTGTTTCGGCTAATGAAAGCAATACATTTACAGATTTGCAAACAGCAATAGATGAATCAGGTAATGAATTAAACATAAATCATAATTATGTTTATAATGACACTGCCGACGGCAAATATTCTGAGGGAATTACAATAAACAACAGAGAACTTGTAATTAACGGGAACGGATATGCTGTTGACGGATCCAATCATGCAAGAATACTTCTTGTAACTCAATGTAATCTAACAATAAACAATCTTATTTTAACTGACGGATTATCATCATACGGTTCAGGAATATATGCCAAAGATTCCAATATTATTTTAAATAATGTAACCTTTAAAAACATGAATTCAACTCAGGCAGGCTCATGTCTGATAAGTGGGGGAAGCTTAACTATTGAAGATTCCTCATTTATAAATACAACTTCCGAAAAAGGAAGTGCTGTTTTTGGAGCTTACGGAGATATTAAAATAAGCAATAGCGAAATCAGAACATCCCATTCAGACTGGGGTGCAGTGTATCTTATAGGTGCAAATGCAAATATTGCCAATACTGATTTTGTTAATCTAAACTCAAATTATGCCAGTGCAGTTTATGCTACAGGTTCCAAAGTTATGATTGACAAATCCAAATTCACCAACTTAAAATCCAACAAAACTGCAGGAGCTATCGGATCTAAAGAATCAAAAGAAGTTATAATTAAAAACTCTGAATTTAAAAATATAAGCTGCGAAAAAAACGGAGGAAGCCTATACTTTGATTTAGTTGAAAATGTGGAAATTTCAAATTCAACTTTTACACACTCATATGCAGAATTTGGAGGAGCTATACTTCAGCTTGAAGGCAGTTTAACTGTTGAAAACTGTAATTTCACACAGAACACCGCTTTTTATGATGGCGGAGCAATATATGCATCATATGTTAATTTAAAATTAAACAATAACAATTTTGCAGACAACCGCGGATTAAATGATGATGCCAGGGGATCAAATGGAGGCGGCTTATATCTGGACATGACAAATGCAACAATAACCAATTCCAGTTTCACAAATAACTTTGCTGCATTTGACGGCGGGGCAATATACACCTATGACACATCATTATTTATGAATAAAAACTATTTCACCAATAATTCCCAATTTAACACAACAGGAATTTTTTCTGCATTTGATAAAAACTACACTGCACTAAACTGCAATTTTACTGATGACATCATTTCATTAAATAATACAATCTATGCAACAATTGTTGACGGCTCCGGAATTACATTAACTTTAGTAAACAATACAATAACTTTAACTAAACTTCCTTCCAGATTTGATTTACGTGACTTCGGATGGGTAAGTTCAGTTAAAAATCAGGGTGCAATAGGTGCATGCTGGACATTCGGAACCTGCGGATCTTTAGAATCAGCTCTTCTTAAAGCAACAGATACTGAATATGATTTTTCTGAAAACAATGTTCAAAACAGTATGATTAAATACTCCCTTTACGGTCATACCATAGAAAATGAAGGCGGAACCGAATTTATGGGAGCAGGATATTTATTAAGCTGGCTTGGAATGTTTCCAAGCAGATACGACTCCTATGATGAACTTGGAAAAATATCCCCATTAATATCCACTAACGAAGACATTCATGTTCAGGACATGATTTTTGTTCACCCACGTATGAATTCAACTGACAACAATCAGCTGAAAGATGCTTTAATTAAATATGGCGGACTTTGGGTTGCCTACAATGCTCAGCAGCAAGCCCCATACTACAATTCAAAAACCGCAGCACAATATTATAATGGAACTGAAGAGGCAAACCATGCAGTTCTTCTTGTCGGATGGGATGACAGTTACAGCAAAGACAACTTCATGATAACTCCACCTGGAGACGGTGCATTTATCCTTAAAAACAGCTGGGGAACTGATTTTGGTGACGAAGGATATTTATACATTTCATATTATGATACAATTTGTACGGGTTATCCTGCAATAGGTGTTATTGTAAACAACACTGTTTCATATAATAAAAACTACCAGATTGATATTAGCGGAATGGACAAATATGAAAACTTCAATTTAAGTCATATTTATTATGCCAATGAATTTGAAGCCCTTGAAAATGATTTGATAGCTGCAGTTGGAACCTACTTCAACAACAGTGGTGAAAAATACGAAATCAGCATCTATGTAAATGATATATTAAAACACACACAAAGTGGAATAAGCGCATTTAGCGGTTTTTCAACTATTAAATTAAATAATTACATTCCAGTTAACAAAGGAGACCTTTTTAGAGCTGTAATTAAAGGTGTAAATGTTCCATTATCAATAAATACCAGAGTACACAATGACGGTTATACATCATTTATAAGTGCCGACGGCAAAATATGGAATACATCTGAAAATATAATCTGTTTGAAAGTTTACACAATAGCCAATTCAATTAAAAGCAGCGATTTGGTAAAATATTATAAAAATGCTTCAAAATTCAGTGCAAATGTTAACGCAGCTAATGTAAATGTGACATTTAACATAAATGGAGTCAATTACACAAAAACCAGTGATGAAAATGGAACAGCTTACCTAAATATTAACTTAAGACCTGGAACTTATAATATTACAACTTACTTCAACGGAATAAATAAAACAAACACAGTAACTGTTTTATCTGCAATTATTGGAGATAATCTTGTTAAATATTATAAAAACGGAACAGAGTTTTATGCCAGGTTTGTTAAAGGCAATGGAGAAGCACTAGCTAATACAAATGTAACATTTAATATTAATGGAGTCTTCTACACCCGTGAAACTGACAGTAACGGTGTTGCAAAGTTAAATATAAACTTAAGACCTGGAAATTACACCCTAACAGCTACTAATCCTGAAACCGGATTGGATATAGGATTTAACATTACAGTTTTACCTACAATTATAGCTGAAAACTTAACAACATATTTAAATGCATCACAATTCAATGCAAGCTTTGTTAAGGGAAACGGTAATCCGCTATCTAATACAAATGTAACATTTAACATAAACGGTGTTTTCTATATCTGCCAGAGCGATGATAACGGTTTGGCTACTTTAAATATAAATCTGATGCCTGGAAAATATATCATAACAGCTATTGAACCGGTAACAGGCTTAGATATGGGGTATGGAGTAACTGTCCTTAAATAGAGTTTTAAACTCTATTTTAAATACTCCCCAATATCAATATCCCTTAAAACTTTTTTTCTTAAAATCTTATCAATTCCGGTACCGTACTGGGCTGCTTTTTTTGGTCTGTAAGCAATCTGCTTATCCAGTCCCAAGTTAAAAGCCAGTTTTCTTAAAATATTTTTGCGCAGCTTATCATCAGAACCTGAAATCTTATATCTGACCGGAATATTAAGAGCAAATTCAACAAGATTTTTATCTAAAAAAGGAAGACGCAGCTCAAC encodes the following:
- a CDS encoding C1 family peptidase gives rise to the protein MLNKTKLSILVVSFVLLLSLTCVSANESNTFTDLQTAIDESGNELNINHNYVYNDTADGKYSEGITINNRELVINGNGYAVDGSNHARILLVTQCNLTINNLILTDGLSSYGSGIYAKDSNIILNNVTFKNMNSTQAGSCLISGGSLTIEDSSFINTTSEKGSAVFGAYGDIKISNSEIRTSHSDWGAVYLIGANANIANTDFVNLNSNYASAVYATGSKVMIDKSKFTNLKSNKTAGAIGSKESKEVIIKNSEFKNISCEKNGGSLYFDLVENVEISNSTFTHSYAEFGGAILQLEGSLTVENCNFTQNTAFYDGGAIYASYVNLKLNNNNFADNRGLNDDARGSNGGGLYLDMTNATITNSSFTNNFAAFDGGAIYTYDTSLFMNKNYFTNNSQFNTTGIFSAFDKNYTALNCNFTDDIISLNNTIYATIVDGSGITLTLVNNTITLTKLPSRFDLRDFGWVSSVKNQGAIGACWTFGTCGSLESALLKATDTEYDFSENNVQNSMIKYSLYGHTIENEGGTEFMGAGYLLSWLGMFPSRYDSYDELGKISPLISTNEDIHVQDMIFVHPRMNSTDNNQLKDALIKYGGLWVAYNAQQQAPYYNSKTAAQYYNGTEEANHAVLLVGWDDSYSKDNFMITPPGDGAFILKNSWGTDFGDEGYLYISYYDTICTGYPAIGVIVNNTVSYNKNYQIDISGMDKYENFNLSHIYYANEFEALENDLIAAVGTYFNNSGEKYEISIYVNDILKHTQSGISAFSGFSTIKLNNYIPVNKGDLFRAVIKGVNVPLSINTRVHNDGYTSFISADGKIWNTSENIICLKVYTIANSIKSSDLVKYYKNASKFSANVNAANVNVTFNINGVNYTKTSDENGTAYLNINLRPGTYNITTYFNGINKTNTVTVLSAIIGDNLVKYYKNGTEFYARFVKGNGEALANTNVTFNINGVFYTRETDSNGVAKLNINLRPGNYTLTATNPETGLDIGFNITVLPTIIAENLTTYLNASQFNASFVKGNGNPLSNTNVTFNINGVFYICQSDDNGLATLNINLMPGKYIITAIEPVTGLDMGYGVTVLK
- the gatC gene encoding Asp-tRNA(Asn) amidotransferase subunit GatC, with the translated sequence MKIEKDAENILNKFSKTLEDIPDLEETWYITDNLNLTREDKSHEKHPEKILRNAHIDKEGKLVVKRADWVN
- a CDS encoding amino acid-binding protein, producing MKMDLVLELMDVPGQLVSVLDPISGLGANLVTVIHKRDSKNEKGMIPVQLTLEGERDSLDRVIERFKELGVSIIAMDGVVKKEVVSTILIGHIVDNDIRDTMDKINSLEGVYVVGFDIKLDGESKSSALINIETDFGMKEFVFDKIGKIAAEKDLLMINEV